The Phoenix dactylifera cultivar Barhee BC4 unplaced genomic scaffold, palm_55x_up_171113_PBpolish2nd_filt_p 000620F, whole genome shotgun sequence region gagcccgtaaaaccaacggtgtaggtttgttggtgaacccgtaaaaccaactgtgaaggtttgttggtgagcccgtaaaaccaacataggtttttggtgatcccggaaaaccaaagtgtaaaggtttttggattgtgagcccggaaaacaatccaactgtaatccgagggattatagtgaattctcaaggggtcgcttggggagtggacgtaggtacttaggagagcaccgaaccactatacttcttgtgtgtttgcattatgtattgttttaacttcactcactcatcaattaactcaattaaggtagtaaaaattttagagaaaccaattcacgctctccctcttggcttgtcaccttgggcaacatcgaccatcaagatggtccctgtgagtcttaccatccaccagtgacacctaacagcatgtagtggccacccagcgaaatggaatgattaacctttaggtgcagttatcgtatgatacagttcttttatcgtggatccctacagatcggaggtcatggataactcgtcaaaccccgtcgtctgtcatatgtctagatttattcgacttgagttcgagagggaaaaactctttctccaccgtATATACTGCtccggccaaggtcttagaactcagtcttataaatcacataggatcactcctcatctatcaaggtcgatagattccatgtaggtgaataccctactcctacagtgaacctactgcagccaatctacactacaaagacccatatgactagagaccatgtatatgtgcagtcaaactacaataacctcactgtgagtagccgaagcaccgcaggtcaaaggaccagttacactattgcaacatcaagcaagtcactgacgagtggatagacatccaagtgacttcttgtcttggtcacgctcagtacccttgttctctaacaagcacctgcactatcacttcagtgtccctacactatggactcgagtctcgtctatccataaggaaagcgatctgtgcactgatctcatcggatcgatcaccgtcctcgtgatgatccattgatcaggagaatttagaatttaatcaccaatgatacatggctcaaattctcaattcttgagaatatatatcaccatcttattaattccttggacgattcatagacacataaataatatgaatgaaaaagatgcccatttattattcaataataataaagtcaagtacaaaactatgtcccagaattaataatgtgtcagtcagattggcttctagggcatatatctaacaaatACGTTGGCATATGATTTGTCTTAAAGGTCGTGTTTAAGATGATTAGTGACATACCGCCAGCAGACTAACGGTCCTGAAGGACTTTGCTGCAAGATGATGCGCAGCTTACTGCAAAAAGATTAGTTGGTGTTATGACCCTGCCATAgagaacatgtggtcatagcttAGGATCGATAAGATaaattgaatatttgaaaaaattcgaattcatgaaaaaagaaattttcagaatttaagaaagatttgatttgtATCTTAGTATTGCGTATATACTTATTTTCTGTATATTATTGcctgatttatctagctagagtgCTCATTGCTTACTGGGTTGTTTAGTTTATTATacgatttattatttttttttcagatttataGAACTAGACTACAAGGGTTTTCAATATGAGAGAACGATTTGAAAAACTCTGACACAAGTTATTCTAGATTAgggtttatttaaattgatgttttatcttaaaacTATTGTTAGAATTGTGAAATATAGTAAGTTGTgttagttaaaaaaataaagtttgcatatTATTGGTTAATGATTTTGCTGCATAATTATGATATCATATTGAGATGTCTTGAATACTTGTGGGGAGAGTTCTTTATGAGTCGGGGGCATGACAAGTTGACTTGGTGAGTTTGATGAATTAAATGGTTAGATCGGGTCGaaaattaaattaataaatttatttatttatttatttgtttgttttaaaGACGGGGAAGAGAAGGTATGTGCGTAGGGTGGAGGGTGAGGGTAACGGCGGGTCGAGCGGGGATGCCCTATCCCCCGATCTTTGCTCTTCGGCGCCTGGTCTCAAATTCAAGTTTCGTTTTGCCGCGGTTTGTTTCTTTCGTTCCGtttcttttttaattgaatTGCCCAGCTGAAATccctgaagaaggggaggagatCGATAGGAAACCATGGCCACCAGCAGCAAGCCTGCCTTCGACGGCCAATCGCTTGAAGAGTTCTTCGCATCCTTCGCCTACaaaggaggaggcggaggacaTGACGATGGTATCAGGAAGAGGAACAgcagcggaggaggaggaggaggaggaggaggaggaagggttgATAAAAGAGTAGGACAGGGATGGCGCCTCCTCAGCCCtaacaacagcagcagcaacaacagcaacaacaacaatactcctcctccaccaccaccactaccATCATCGTCGCTCCAGAGCACTACCAATAGGAAGAAGACCACCATGACAAGACCGGCGAGCATCCTCAACGGCCTGTCGCCTGCCGAGTTCATTGCATCCTTTGCCTACAAAGGAAGAAGGGTTGATGATAGAATAGGAAAGGGAGAAGACCTCCTTAGCCCcggcactcctcctccaccgccgTCTCTCAGGAATAGGAAAAGGAAGATGACAGCCGCCTCCACCACCACCGTCAGACGGGTCACCCGTTTCTTCCCCTGTCCTGCCGAGAGGTTTGTCGTCGTTGATGTCAAGAAAGATATCACTGGGAAGGCGAAAGCCTCATCCAGTGGCGCGGCCACCAGGAAGAGGCCAAGGACGACGGGCAACAAAGGCAGGACGGATGCAAACAGGCAGCCGCAGAAACGCAGCAAGGGGAGGAGAAAGCGGCGCAGCATCCAGCTATCTGCCGAGGAGAAGTACTCGGACGCCTACAGGAGAGTCAGTGATCACGATATGTGGGATGCTCCGCGGTCGTCCCACAACCTCCTGCAAGAAAGACACTGCTTCGATCCCTGGAGGGTCCTGGTTATATGCATCCTGCTCAATGTAACAACGGGCGATCAGGTAGCTTCCCTTTTCTCCCCCAAAAGTTTTATTGGTGAGATGAGTTGCCCTTGCTTGCATAAGGAAGATAACAGAAAAAGTTTTATTCGTTCATTTGCAATGAGTACCAAATTGACGGAAAACCTTGAGAAAAGGCTTTAAACATGAGCAACGAAGTAGCCTAGGGACGTTAGAAAAGATGCCTAGATGTTTTGTTGTCTGCATTCTTGAATTTTTATCACTAGATTTTGGGTGTAATTTCATCACTTTCTAGTTGCCTTAAACATCACTTTtgtgtcatcatatcaaacctTATTTCTTCCACTCTCCTCTCCAAGCCAATGTTCTGCTTGTGCTATCGCCATGTTCTCCTAATTTTGTTTTGGTACGACCATTGCATGATTTTGCCAAATATATTTTCGAAATTTGAGGTGTTCTTGATGTTACTGAAGGTGCTAGTCTCAGATGCCCTTCATCAATTCTTGCCTAATTTCTCTGGACTTATTTTCCTCCTGTATtccatcttcttttcttctttagcccctctcttttttttcctgtttaTAAGAAGAATTTCAGATCTTGCAAGATTTGGGACTTACTTGAAACATATCAATTTTATTTTGAAGCcttagagctgctaaggctgcACTAATATGTCAAATTAGCTGCTTCATGCGGCccattcatgattctcaaaaaatTTTATCATCCGAACCCATGTCGGTGTTAACTGGACCTGGAGTTTCCTTGATGGAAACATACAATTGCAAAGTTCCTATCGAAACTTGTGAAAATGTATAACTAGTTGTCATTGTTAGAACTAAAAAAGAAACTAATTTATCCACATCATGGATGAATTGCCACATGCCATTGCATGGCCTCTTTACATGAACTTGCTTAGGAAGAGTAGAGGTAATATATAGAAAGGGCTGGAAATGCGCTTGGGCTGGGCTTCGGGCTAGGCccgacaaaattcaaattgagTTTGGGCTTAAAATGTAGAGCCCATTTGTTTTTTGGGCCGGGCTCGAGTATGTCATTGGCTGAGAATAATGTATCATGCATCATTTACATGTGCTATAGGAGAAAGCCAAATTTTTAACTAGATTATTGCCTTGTGaagcaatattatgaaatattaaatTTCAATCGGGTCTGGCTGAATCTATTCTTGGCCCAAACGGATAATTTGGgataggctcgggctcgggattGAGCCTGGATTATCCAAAAATTTTGGGGTCTAAGCTTGTCCCGAAGCTCGAGAAAAAATTTGGGCCAGGTTCGAGTAGGGGCATGGCCCAAtccggcccggcccacttctAGCTCTAATTATTTCTTAAGTTATATGTTGTCATAAATCACTCTCATCAGGTTCTCACCATATGattgtctttcttctttcctataTGGGTAGTAGAAATGCCCATGCAACAGTGGCATATAGTAGTCAACAATTGCTGTGCAAGGTGGTGGTTGTGGGcttttccctctttttcttccccttctcATTCTAGctacttttttttcctctctctccttccttgcCTTTCTAT contains the following coding sequences:
- the LOC103720072 gene encoding uncharacterized protein LOC103720072, translating into MATSSKPAFDGQSLEEFFASFAYKGGGGGHDDGIRKRNSSGGGGGGGGGGRVDKRVGQGWRLLSPNNSSSNNSNNNNTPPPPPPLPSSSLQSTTNRKKTTMTRPASILNGLSPAEFIASFAYKGRRVDDRIGKGEDLLSPGTPPPPPSLRNRKRKMTAASTTTVRRVTRFFPCPAERFVVVDVKKDITGKAKASSSGAATRKRPRTTGNKGRTDANRQPQKRSKGRRKRRSIQLSAEEKYSDAYRRVSDHDMWDAPRSSHNLLQERHCFDPWRVLVICILLNVTTGDQVRKVLPGFFLQFPDAKSVNKKLKEQIVDKLRSLGLQWKRAQLIIDLSERYLKGDWTHVTQLPGIGKYAADAYAIFAAGKLEQVKPQDHKLVEYWKEVGEMLCRKS